The nucleotide sequence CACGTGCCCGAATCGTCCGAGTGCGCCATCGGGTACGAAACTTCGCATGTCGGACGCAGCAAGCACTCAGCAAGCACTCAGGCAAGAAGTGAGAGAAGGGTCACAATTTTCTTTTTGTGTGATCCTTGCACCCCGTGTATTGCGGTTCGTGAGGCGTGCGCAGCAGAATGGCGCCACCATCAAATATTTTGTCTACCTGGACGGATGTGCTGATCAAACCGAGTCTTCGCCGGGGGTGTCCCGATGTAACTGCTCCCGCGGCCTGGCTGAGCCTGCAGACACGCCCGAATGGTGGGCTTGGGTGCGGTGTCCCCTGAACGAAGGACCCTGAGCTGCACTTTTGTAGTCGTACCGCGACGGTGAGTCCGTTACGTTAGCAGCGTGTGACTTCTACCACAAGGATCGCCCAATAGACGAGGGCATGGACTGATCCGATCCTGTTTCGTAATCTTTTCGAGACCTTGCGGAGTCCTGCCGACCCGACCGGGATGGCGCCGAAGGTCAGCCGCCTAATCAGTGCCCGCACGAAGCGAGCACTGAACCGGGGAACCACGTTTCCACTGGGGTGAATCCCGCGCCGGACTTGACACCGGATGTGGGTAGGGCCGTCTTCCAGGCCCGAACCCGTCAGCTAACTCGGTCGGCGGTCGATGGAAGAAACAGGAGACTTACTCAATATGGCCACGAAGTCGCTTAAGCGGACTGTTCGCACTGCCGTCGCTGCTGGGATTGCGGCCGCTGCGATCGCTATCCCGGCTGCACCCGCAATGGCAGCTCCGGTGACCATTCCGGGAATCGGCACGTTCGACGTTCCTGACAACCTTGCGATTCCGACCACTTTTGACGTGCCACAGATGCCGCAGGTTCCAGGGGTCCAGATTCCTGAGCTGAACACTGGCAGCATTGGTGACGTTGCCGCACCTTTCTCCAACGGTGACCGGGTTGCCGACGGCGCGCTGACCAAGGTGGGTTCGCCTTACGTCTGGGGTGCAGCAGGACCTAACGCTTTCG is from Hoyosella subflava DQS3-9A1 and encodes:
- a CDS encoding C40 family peptidase, coding for MATKSLKRTVRTAVAAGIAAAAIAIPAAPAMAAPVTIPGIGTFDVPDNLAIPTTFDVPQMPQVPGVQIPELNTGSIGDVAAPFSNGDRVADGALTKVGSPYVWGAAGPNAFDCSGLVYWAHQQAGLNVPRTSQAQAGGGIPVGYNDLRRGDVVLFYGGASHAGIYIGNGQIVHALNSSQPVKVDALGSLPFHSARRYA